One Rattus norvegicus strain BN/NHsdMcwi chromosome 18, GRCr8, whole genome shotgun sequence DNA segment encodes these proteins:
- the Spink10 gene encoding serine protease inhibitor Kazal-type 10, producing MNLSSLWSKAVFINVAIALYSETAFTNLSAHKLQIDCKPYLNFIDKCTKEYYPMCATNGQTYCNKCIFCNALKLDKMPSSSLWIKIIFILALVGLFYYETTFTFSKQVRHKPDCDKYKEFPNRCTREINPVCGTNGHTYDNECIFCNAMITSKGKIDYWH from the exons ATGAATTTATCCTCGCTATGGTCCAAAGCCGTTTTCATCAATGTGGCCATTGCTTTGTACTCCG AAACTGCCTTCACAAACCTATCAGCACACAAACTTCAA ATAGACTGTAAACCATATCTGAATTTCATCGACAAGTGTACCAAAGAGTATTATCCTATGTGTGCAACTAATGGACAAACTTATTGCaataaatgtattttctgcaATGCACTGAA ACTTGATAAAATGCCTTCTTCTTCATTATGGATCAAAATAATTTTCATTCTGGCCTTGGTGGGTCTGTTTTATTATG AAACTACGTTTACATTTTCCAAACAAGTCCGTCATAAG CCAGACTGCGACAAGTACAAAGAATTCCCAAATAGGTGTACCAGAGAAATTAATCCAGTCTGTGGGACCAATGGACACACTTACGACAACGAGTGCATTTTCTGCAATGCGATGAT aactTCTAAAGGAAAAATTGATTACTGGCATTAA